In Vanrija pseudolonga chromosome 4, complete sequence, a single window of DNA contains:
- the mtr_9 gene encoding N amino acid transport system protein: MEPKRDNDTPTSESNPTDAKDIYTTAIEPAGDEKHAAAEALPDRDGVFGELDDQAKEYRSLTAWGAFMIMTKANLGVGVLAIPGVFHSVGLVPGYVLIIGLCAMMTFAVSYIGPFKRRHPECYSVADALYLVWGPAGRDIMAFQFCIGKISAIASFLVSIATCLNAITVHGACTAVFIAVAAVVGFLLSSIRTLHKVSWLAWVGVVSISVGLLVVTIAVGIQDRPAAAPRTGPWDKDLRIFANPSFTQCISSITTIIFSYSATPTFFSVLCEMKEPRKYQRVMLASQGLMCVIYLVIGTLFYYYCGQYVSSPSLGSAGPLTKRISYGLVLPALLVSLCIWTHIIAKFLFVRILFGTYDLTHPTKKHYIVWLSINFVSTLLGYLFASAIPIFSVIVSFIGATCSTPGTLLPFPIMWWHDEWRRRPWAERKPKLATAIVYLTMVLFACTIIVSGTYSSIKQIINAKATNGPWTCADNSNSVPKK; the protein is encoded by the exons ATGGAGCCCAAACGCGACAACGACACGCCAACCTCCGAGTCCAACCCGACGGACGCCAAGGACATCTACACCACCGCCATCGAGCCCGCAGGCGACGAGaagcacgccgcggccgaggcgctgccTGACCGGGACGGCGTgttcggcgagctcgacgaccaggCGAAAGAGTACCGCTCGCTCACGGCATGGGGCGCCTTCATGATCATGACCAAGGCgaacctcggcgtcggcgtgctcgctaTTCCTGGCGTGTTCCACAGCGTCGGCCTGGTGCCGGGGTACGTGCTCATTATCGGCCTGTGTGCGATGATGACCT TCGCGGTCAGCTACATCGGCCCCTTCAAGCGCCGCCACCCCGAATGCTACTCGGTCGCGGACGCGCTCTACCTCGTCTGGGGCCCAGCCGGGCGCGATATCATGGCGTTCCAGTTCTGCATAGGCAAGATCTCGGCCATTGCGAGTTTCCTCGTCTCGATCGCTA CCTGCCTCAACGCCATCACGGTGCACGGCGCCTGCACGGCCGtcttcatcgccgtcgctgccgtcgtggGCTTCTTGCTGTCCTCCATCCGCACGCTGCACAAGGTATCCTGGCTCGCgtgggtcggcgtcgtgtcCATCTCGGTCgggctgctcgtcgtcactATCGCCGTTGGGATCCAGGAccgccccgcggcggcgccgcgcaccggTCCGTGGGACAAGGACCTGCGTATCTTTGCCAAC CCCTCATTCACCCAATGCATCTCGTCCATCACGACCATCATCTTCAGCTACTCTGCCACGCCGACCTTCTTCTCCGTCCTGTGCGAGATGAAGGAGCCGCGCAAGTACCAGCGCGTGATGCTCGCGTCGCAGGGGCTCATGTGCGTCATCTACCTCGTCATCGGCACGCTCTTCTACTACTACTGCGGGCAGTACGTCTCGTCGCCTAGTCTTGGATCAGCAGGTCCGCTCACGAAGCGCATCTCGTACGGCCTCGTCCTGCCTGCGCTCCTCGTGTCCCTCTGTATCTGGACCCACATCATCGCCAAGTTTCTCTTCGTGCGCATCCTCTTCGGGACGTACGACCTCACCCACCCGACCAAGAAGCACTACATCGTGTGGCTGAGCATCAACTTTGTCTCCACGCTCCTCGGGTACTTGTTCGCCTCGGCCATCCCCATCTTCAGCGTCATCGTCAGCTTCATCGGCGCCACCTGCTCCACGCCCGGCACgctcctccccttccccaTCATGTGGTGGCACGACGAGTGGCGCCGCAGGCCGTGGGCCGAGCGCAAGCCCAAGCTCGCCACCGCGATCGTCTACCTTACCATGGTGCTCTTCGCCTGCACGATCATCGTGTCGGGCACGTACAGCTCGATCAAGCAGATCATCAATGCCAAGGCGACCAACGGGCCGTGGACGTGCGCCGACAACTCGAACTCGGTGCCGAAGAAGTAG